The DNA region attccctatcttactagcctgcttcacttctATGAACTTTTTTTGCTGAACCATTTGGAAGTAAGTTGTACACAGAGTATGCCATGCCTCAAGATTCAGCCTGCATCACTTAAGAATGCAGATATTAGTCCACCATACCAAAATGCCATTATCCCTACTAAGAAAATTGTCCGTTTAAAACCAAGTTGATATTTAAATTTCCACAATTATCCCCCCAAATATCTttatatctgttttatttttgtcaagCTAATGGACACATTATGTTCTTTCTACTCTTTATTTTAATGTAGAACatttcctccttctctttttcctccatGACACTGACCTTTTGAGGAATCCAGGCTAGTGGTCTTACAGAGTTTCCCACATTCTATAACCCTGGCTGCATATCGGAATCACCTGagacacctttaaaaaaaatgcagacTCTGGAGTCCCACCCTAAACCAGTTAAACCTGGGATGAAGCCCAGCTGGTCTTAGTTTCAATACTCCCCAGATTGTTCTAATGTGCAGTCAGTGTTAAGGAGCATGGTTCCAGCTCTTGTAAATCCTATAAACTGAAAGTTAGATTCAGAGTATACGTTTTTGTTCAAAATACTTTGATTGTACATTGCAGTCATTTGGGAAGTTTTAGAAAATACTGATACTTGAGAGCAACGCCAAGGAGTCGGATATAGTTGGTCTGGTGGTGTGGTCTAGGCATTGGGAGTTTAAACATTtcctcaggtgattctaatgcagTCAAGAAGACCTAATAAGTAATATTGTTTGTCAATTTGCATCACAATCAGGAGGCACTTAATGTTACACTGTTCCATTATTTGTGATGCAAATCACTTGATTAGGTAGGTGGTCAACAGGAAATTTATTCATTGTAAAGGTAATTTGTTCTCCTTTGCATTTGGCAAATGGTATCTGGGATGATACTTAGGCAAAAAAACTGTTTGTTAACAAGTTTTTTTACCCAATGGTTTTAGTGTACATTGAAGATTGTTACCTGAATCAGTTTTTACATGATGTGTTACAAATTGGTGACCTATTTCTGTCTTTCCTTCTATATTTATTAGCAGCTTTTGTTTGTAAAGAAGAGCTTTCCTGTTTACCTTCTTCCATCCTCTCTAGAGACTCATTGATTTTCATTTAATAATCAGTCATAgccattattctttttaaagcagttttattgagatatattcacataccacacaatccagccaaaatgtgcaatcaatgacttttaatataatcacagaattgtgcattcatcaccacaatcaattttaaaacatttcattaacttttccaaaaagaaacaccCCCTGCATCTCAGCAGTaatctctcaatccctctatctttcCTCATCTCTACGTAACCACTAATAGAATTCTGcctttatagatttatttatatttatgattttatacAAATAGAATTATACCAtgtgtagtattttgtgtctggtttctttcacatagcatacatttttaaaaattgcaatttttaaattttgataagttgtcgTGAATCTGGCTAGTAaggtagggaatcaatagatggacctggaacctggcaagaagtccatgtggacatcaacatccccatgatggctgctggaagaccccactcccccaagattctgccattcagaacaaggtttcctctggaagccaggagaagccccagatatttccccaagaacttcatttatttatttataaagatttatttatttatttctctcccctccccacccccaacattgtctgctctctgtgtccattcactgtgtattctttgtccgctagcattcttgtcagtggcactgggaatctgtgtctctttttgttgcatcattttgctgcgtcagctctctgtgtatgcggggccattcttgggcaggctgtgcttttttcacacggggcggctctccttgaggggcgcactccttgcatgtggggctcccctgcatgggggacacttCTGTgaggcatggtactccttgtgcgcatcagcactgcgcattggccagcttaccacatgggtcaggaggccttgggtttgaaccctggacctcctattgataggtagatgctctatcagttgagccaaatccacttcccccaaggactttatcattgggccctcatgggggattgacaggtggggtaatcaattaaaacagcaaacagctgggactcctcctatgTCATCagcaaaagggtggaataattaattaACAGTTCAAACAGCAGGTCCAAGGCCAGGTTCTGAAATTCAAAATTCTCAGGGTGCTGAGAACAGAGCATCAGCTTCAAATTATGTGGAATGGtgaacattttagtcagactaggactttGGGACACCAGATCGGTTGACTAAATAGTTCTTTATTCTTCCTGGAATAATGAGCATGGTCTCTAGCATCTCTGgtaaactccccataggagtgtCTTCTCAAGAAAGGAAATTCTGCCTATTGCTGGTCCACATGACCACAGTATTGCTGAGAGTGGCCTCTGTAagaaaccctgaattccagttaaaccagtgtaagaaaagagtaCAGAtggatctgaggcccagaaacctcaagtcatgtctccttaaagaaatgaggaaataaacctcaaattttgactaactcccttttagaaacagccttctcagtttaaactcagttgtgcctgtAAAAAGTGTGAATAGAGATCAAGGTCCAGATCAGTTAttaaacctctcctggaaaataagcaACCTCATACaccaacaaataaaataaaaaagttcctagaaatcctaaaggtataaaattcttctgttttaatctgtgcttaactttgtatTCAACTTTGAAGTCTGTGTTTAACTTTATCAGTTtgctaggaaatcagatttggggttctcctgttacaaattggataatggtaaaaggtaacctctttatttattttttttgtgagagatgcagaaaagacatttattGCCAAGCTATAAGTTCAGGGtggtaggggtggggtggagatgaGTCAAGCGGTCATGTTTTAGATGTCTGTCCTTTTTCCCTGTCCTTGTGGGCCTGGATTCTGAGTTGCTCATCAAGGTGCTCCTTTGCTTGGACCACCTTTAACTGCAGGTAGAAGGAGCCACCCGCAGATTTATCATTCATCTTAAATAAGTGGTGATAGTTCTCGTGGATCTCCTCGATTCTCAGCTTGGATATGTTGAGAATCTGCTGTGCCTCCTGGAGGCTGAGGCTGGGGAGGTTGGATGTGGCTGCAGGCTGGTGTCCAGCATGTCCCTGGGAATCTGCTGCTGCCTGGTTGGCTGCAAACTCCTGCCGCAGGGCCTGGGTGAAGGTCCTGCCCACCACCTGCATTCCCATTACAATGATGTGGGCCAGGTACTTGGGCATGGTGGCTTCTCCGCCTTGTGAGCACTGACTCCAGTTTCTGTGGCCCTGTGGCCTGGCTCACGCATAGCCAACGGGTCAGAAGTCACAAGGTAAcctctttaaatgtcaatactatcttgcaagtagatttaatgtataaatcacaagtggcattaattcaactgctagaaaagcagaaaaactccACAAAGTTGTTACAAATAAAATTCTTGCGGCTTAGTTAATAAAcgtacccaattcaccttaaggtaaaaacgTACTAGAAACTAAGATTAAGATCGTCTGTagatgtctttatattataaaacaacagaaggataataactgaaaatataactGGGTAGATTTAGCCTACACCTactattttaagtgtaaattctaaactgaccttacctttgtttatggtcaaTTCAAGCCTAGCCTC from Dasypus novemcinctus isolate mDasNov1 chromosome 3, mDasNov1.1.hap2, whole genome shotgun sequence includes:
- the PAM16 gene encoding mitochondrial import inner membrane translocase subunit TIM16; this translates as MPKYLAHIIVMGMQVVGRTFTQALRQEFAANQAAADSQGHAGHQPAATSNLPSLSLQEAQQILNISKLRIEEIHENYHHLFKMNDKSAGGSFYLQLKVVQAKEHLDEQLRIQAHKDREKGQTSKT